The sequence below is a genomic window from Mycobacterium spongiae.
GGCCAGGGCGATGCCGGCCGCCACGGCGCCCAGAACGCTGATCCCGATCGCAGCGGTGGGCATTGCTTGCGAGATGGCCGCGGGTCGTGCTGCCGCGTCGAGGGCGTGGCCCCAAGCAATCTGCCGCCGGTGGGCTTCGGCGACGACATGGGGCAGAATCCCCGCAACACGCAGCTGCGGGGCGTAGTCAAGCGCCAGCATCGCCGACGTATCGCGCCCGGAGTGATGGTGCCGCGCCATCGCTTCCTGGGACGCGGCGGCCTTCGCGGCGAGAGCGGGTGCAACGACGCCGGCCAGAAATAGGCAGCTGGCTAGTATGGCGCCCGCCGAGAGCGAAATGACCGCAACTACTGCGGTCGCCGTCACCGCAAGTACCCCGGCGACGCCAATCGGTACCACAGCACGGACCAACACATTGGCCAGTTCATCCACGTCGGCACCGACGCGGGCCACCAGTTCCCCGCTCGGCAAGCGGGCGGCAGTCGCCGCAGGGCCGCTGGCAAGCCGGCGGTAGATCTGCGTGCGGACAGTACTAGCAGCCCCGAGAGCGGTGCTATGGGTGGCCAATCGCTCGCAATAGTGCAGAACACCCCGCGAGATCGCGAACGTCCGTACCGCCACGACCGCGATGGACAAATCCAGCACGGGCGGCATCTGCCAGGCTCGGGTGATCAGCCACGCCGACACCCCGGCCAGTGCCAGGGCACTGCTCAGCGACAGCACTCCGAGCGCGATGGCCGCCAGGAGCCGTCGCAATCGTGGACGCAACAGGGCAGCCGCGGTGAGGAGGACCCGCTCTTGGCGGCGACCTGGGGGTACCACCCGCTTGCGGGGGACTGCGCCCGGCTCCGCCGCGCTTGCGATCGCGTCGGCCATGTGGCGGCGACCTGGGGGTACCACCCGCTTGCGGGGGACTGCGCCCGGCTGCGCCGCGCTTGCGATCGCGTCGGTTGTTTGGCGGCGACCCGCTGCGCCCGGCTGCGCCGCGCTTGCGATCGCGTCGGTTGTTTGGCGGCGACCCGCTGCGCCCGGCTGCGCCGCGCTTGCGATCGCGTCGGTTGTTTGGCGGCGACCCGCTGCGCCCGGCTGCGCCGCGCTTGCGATCGCCGCAGCCGCGGGATCAGGTTGGCGCATGATTCGCTTCACGATCCGTCGATAATGAGGTCACCTCGACGACCCGGTCGCCAATGGCCTTGACTCGCTTGCGGTGGCCGACCACCACCACGGTCGCGCCGGTGTGGGCGCGCGCCACGATGGACCGCAATACGCGCTGCTCGGCTTCGGCATCAAGGTGGGCGGTGGGCTCATCGAGCAGCAGCACCGGAGCCCGGGATCCAAGCGCGCGGGCCAAGCCCAATCGTTGTCGCTGCCCCAGGGACAATCCGACGCCGCCGCCGCCTAGCCGGGTATCCAGACCTCCGGGCAACTCGGCCAGCACGCGATCAAATCCGGATGCCACACAAGCTCTTTCGACATCATCCAACTCGCCGAGCAGAATCAGGTTGTCATAGACGGTTCCGGGGACCAACACCGGACGTTGCGGCAGCCAGGACAATTGGCGCCACCACGCGGCAGGCTCCAAGTCGCCGACATCGACCCCGTCCACGGTGATTCGGCCTACCGACGGGACGGTGAGGCCGGCGATCGCGTGCAGCGCGGTACTTTTGCCCGCGCCGTTTGGCCCGGTCAGCACCGTTACCTGTCCGGGTTGGATCTCCGCCGTCAGATCATTCGGGGCTCGGCCGTCTCGGCCGGCGACACCGAGTTGCTCCAGGCGAATCGTCGCACCGCGCGCGGCTACGGTCTGTAGCGGAGCCCGCTGACTGGGTGGGGCGGCAATCGGCTCGCCGACAAGCTCAAACGCCTTGTCCGCCGCAGCTTTGCCGTCCTGTGCGGCATGGAATTCCACTCCTATGCGCCGCATGGGCCAGTACACATCCGGCGCAAGAAGTAAGACTGTCAAACCAACAGTGAGGCTCATTTCGCCGAACACCAGCCGAAGACCGATGCCAACCGCGATCAGAGCGACACTGAGGCTGGCGAGCAGTTCAAGGACCAGCGCCGACAGGAACGCGATTCGCAGCGACGCCATCGCCGACCGCCGATGCGCGGCAGCCAATTCCGTGATCCGCCGCTCCGGGCCGGCTGCGCGGCCAACCGCCCGTAGGGTGGGGATACCGGCGATCAAATCCAGCACGCGCGCCTGCAGAGTAGTCATCGCGGTCAGCGCGGCCGCTGAGCGTTCCGCCGTCGCCAGCCCGATCAACACCATGAAGATCGGTATGAGCGGCAGCGTAATCAGCACAATCGCCGTCGATTTCAGGTCGTACGCGGCGATCACGACGACGGTGCCCGGGGTGAGGATGGCGGCGAGCAGCAGTGCCGGCAGGTACCCGGTGAAGTAGGGCCGCAAGCTGTCAAGGCCACGGGTGACCAGCACCGCAGCCGCATCGCGCTGTTGTGCAAGTTCGTTGGGCGGGCGGCCGGTCACCGCGGTCAGCACCTGACCGGACAGATCCGCGATCACCGCGCTGGCCCCGCGTTGGCCTAGTCGTGCTTGCAGCCAATGCGTCACTGCGCGCAGCCCCCAAAGAGCCCCCAGCATGGACAGCGGTCTCAGCCAGTAGTCCAGGTTGGATATCGCGGGGTTTGCGGGATCGCTGACGACGTGAGCGACGATGCCTGCGAGCACAATTGCCGAGCCGATCGCGCAGCCGGCAATCACGAGTCCGCTTGCCACCGCCGAGATCAGGTAGCCGCGGACCGCGGTCGACGCTCGCCACAGTCGGGGATCGATGGGCCCCCGCGCTCTCGAACCTGGTGGTGTGTCGGTCGCGCTCAGGATGTGCGCCTCGCCAAGCCGATCGGCGGCGGTATCCGCTCGGCTGAAATGCGTTGCCGGAAAACCCAATACGTCCACGCCTGGTAAACCACCGTCAGGGGAGCGAAGATCGCGGTCACCCACGTCATGATCTTGAGGGTGTACGCGGTCGACGACGCGTTGTAGATCGTCACATTCCATTGGCTGCCCAGCGTCGACGGCAGCAGGTTCGGGTAGAGCACGCCGAACAACAGCACCACCACCGTCGTAACAACCACCACAGTGCACACGAAGGCCCAACCATCGGATGCTCGCCGCCACACCAGGAGGACCGCGGCCAGCTGTGCGACCACCGCCAACCCCAGAACCGCTGCGGTCCAATCCTTGCCGTGTGCCAGTTGGGTCCAGACTCCGAACCCCGCAACCAATCCCGTCACGGGAAGCGATAGCCATCGGGCCACGCGGTAGGCGTCGTCCCGGATCGGGCCGGCGGTCTTCAGCGCGACGAACACCGCGCCGTAGAACAAGAACAGGCCGGCCGTCGCCAGCCCGCCCAGCAAGGTGTAGGCGTTGAGCACATCGCCGATCGACAGGTGGATCTGGCCGTTGGCGTCCACCGGCAGGCCGCGGACCAGAATCGCGAACGCCACCCCCCACAACACTGCCGGCAACCAGGACCCGGCGGCGATACCGAAATCGGCCAGGGCTCGCCACTTCGGGTCGTCGACCTTGCCGCGCCATTCGATGGCTACGGCGCGCACAATCATCCCGAACAAGATCACCAGCAGCGGCAGATACAGGGTGGAGAAAACGATCGCGTACCAGCCGGGAAATGCGGCGAACATGGCGGCACCCGCGGTGATCAGCCAGACCTCGTTGCCATCCCAGACCGGACCGATGGTGTTCAGCGCGGTTCGCCGGCGGTTTTCCGGATCGCCGGCGCCGAGGCGAGCGAACGGCTCCATCAACATCCCCACGCCGAAGTCGAAACCCTCGAGGATGAAGAAGCCGACAAAAAGCGCAGCGATGACGCCGAACCACAACTCTGCCAGTTCCACCGGTCAACTCCTTTCCGGGTGCTGCTGCGGCATGGCAAGCAGGTCAATAGGCAAAAGACAGCGGCGCCACTTCGTCGTCGCTGGACGCGACCGCGGCAGCGGGTTCCGCGTCATGTTCCAGCGGCCCTTCGACGATGTAGCGCTTGAGCAACCAGAACCAGATCACGGCGAGCACCGCGTAGACCACGGTGAACGTCACCAAGGATGCGAGGACCA
It includes:
- the cydB gene encoding cytochrome d ubiquinol oxidase subunit II, whose amino-acid sequence is MELAELWFGVIAALFVGFFILEGFDFGVGMLMEPFARLGAGDPENRRRTALNTIGPVWDGNEVWLITAGAAMFAAFPGWYAIVFSTLYLPLLVILFGMIVRAVAIEWRGKVDDPKWRALADFGIAAGSWLPAVLWGVAFAILVRGLPVDANGQIHLSIGDVLNAYTLLGGLATAGLFLFYGAVFVALKTAGPIRDDAYRVARWLSLPVTGLVAGFGVWTQLAHGKDWTAAVLGLAVVAQLAAVLLVWRRASDGWAFVCTVVVVTTVVVLLFGVLYPNLLPSTLGSQWNVTIYNASSTAYTLKIMTWVTAIFAPLTVVYQAWTYWVFRQRISAERIPPPIGLARRTS
- the cydC gene encoding thiol reductant ABC exporter subunit CydC, coding for MADAIASAAEPGAVPRKRVVPPGRRQERVLLTAAALLRPRLRRLLAAIALGVLSLSSALALAGVSAWLITRAWQMPPVLDLSIAVVAVRTFAISRGVLHYCERLATHSTALGAASTVRTQIYRRLASGPAATAARLPSGELVARVGADVDELANVLVRAVVPIGVAGVLAVTATAVVAVISLSAGAILASCLFLAGVVAPALAAKAAASQEAMARHHHSGRDTSAMLALDYAPQLRVAGILPHVVAEAHRRQIAWGHALDAAARPAAISQAMPTAAIGISVLGAVAAGIALAPTAAPTTLAVLMLLPLSAFEATVPLPAAAVQLTRSRMAALRLLDLTTPDGVGVTGSAQPVSLPAGPGRLSADVCVGHRQTRSDLVTVDLPPGSRLAVTGPTGGGKTTLLMTLAGLLPALHGQVRLDGVALSDFDSDELHSTVSFFAEDAHLFATTVRDNLLVARGDCRDDELARALDRVGLGEWLNNLPVGLSTVLTGGAQAVSAGQRRRLLLARAVLSPARIVLLDEPTEHLEAAEAEDVLRDLLAPTSDLMTAGRTVVVATHHLPNDSGCAELRIDSA
- the cydD gene encoding thiol reductant ABC exporter subunit CydD; protein product: MISAVASGLVIAGCAIGSAIVLAGIVAHVVSDPANPAISNLDYWLRPLSMLGALWGLRAVTHWLQARLGQRGASAVIADLSGQVLTAVTGRPPNELAQQRDAAAVLVTRGLDSLRPYFTGYLPALLLAAILTPGTVVVIAAYDLKSTAIVLITLPLIPIFMVLIGLATAERSAAALTAMTTLQARVLDLIAGIPTLRAVGRAAGPERRITELAAAHRRSAMASLRIAFLSALVLELLASLSVALIAVGIGLRLVFGEMSLTVGLTVLLLAPDVYWPMRRIGVEFHAAQDGKAAADKAFELVGEPIAAPPSQRAPLQTVAARGATIRLEQLGVAGRDGRAPNDLTAEIQPGQVTVLTGPNGAGKSTALHAIAGLTVPSVGRITVDGVDVGDLEPAAWWRQLSWLPQRPVLVPGTVYDNLILLGELDDVERACVASGFDRVLAELPGGLDTRLGGGGVGLSLGQRQRLGLARALGSRAPVLLLDEPTAHLDAEAEQRVLRSIVARAHTGATVVVVGHRKRVKAIGDRVVEVTSLSTDREANHAPT